A genome region from Chengkuizengella sp. SCS-71B includes the following:
- a CDS encoding YdbC family protein: protein MAEIKFEILKTIATLSESPKGWKKEFNLISWNGRDPKYDIRDWAPDHTKMGKGVTLSNDEVKLLQQVLKEIDF from the coding sequence ATGGCAGAGATCAAATTTGAAATACTTAAAACGATTGCAACACTTTCAGAGTCACCTAAAGGTTGGAAAAAAGAATTTAACTTAATAAGTTGGAATGGTCGTGATCCGAAGTATGACATTCGTGATTGGGCTCCCGATCATACGAAGATGGGTAAAGGCGTGACATTATCAAATGATGAGGTAAAACTGTTACAACAAGTTTTAAAAGAAATTGATTTTTAA
- a CDS encoding DUF2935 domain-containing protein, whose protein sequence is MNNENQLTAWEEHQFWLEILEDHAHFIHDFLAPSEQKWIGIASQYIHAFRSLRKKLDSINPNLSYSSPEMKNFASEVYPVAEGYYKFEGHIQHLRLQNKVNLNMWPTYLNGTLSENREYLRILSYAMRGETPSPLSLVDLLELWLDDHLGHALLFIDIMDPVERLLLNQAKKSEEEFLAHILKNRQIRGYLIFTAPGFPVQRGFAKEVSESVVSLYGLVEKLVEMYKDSEVLNRSTLRFIEHHFPESCYFLRKLAAYNPDIYKIENCPLTKPSFQEGNG, encoded by the coding sequence ATGAACAACGAAAATCAACTAACTGCATGGGAAGAGCATCAATTTTGGTTGGAAATATTAGAAGACCATGCTCATTTCATTCACGATTTTTTAGCCCCATCTGAGCAAAAATGGATAGGAATTGCTTCTCAATATATCCATGCCTTTCGTTCTTTAAGAAAGAAACTGGATTCTATAAATCCAAATCTCTCTTATTCCTCTCCTGAAATGAAAAATTTTGCTTCCGAAGTTTATCCTGTTGCAGAAGGTTACTATAAATTTGAAGGACATATACAACATTTAAGACTACAAAACAAAGTGAATTTAAATATGTGGCCAACGTACTTAAATGGGACATTGAGCGAAAACAGAGAATATCTTAGAATATTATCTTATGCCATGAGAGGTGAAACCCCATCCCCTTTATCATTAGTTGATTTATTAGAACTTTGGTTAGACGATCACTTAGGACACGCACTTTTATTCATAGACATCATGGATCCAGTAGAAAGACTTCTACTAAATCAAGCTAAAAAATCAGAAGAGGAATTCCTCGCACATATACTAAAAAATCGCCAAATTAGAGGTTATTTAATATTTACTGCACCTGGTTTCCCAGTACAAAGAGGGTTTGCCAAAGAAGTATCTGAATCTGTTGTTTCATTATATGGTTTAGTAGAAAAACTAGTTGAAATGTATAAAGACAGTGAAGTTTTAAACAGGTCAACATTACGTTTTATAGAACACCATTTCCCTGAATCATGTTATTTCCTACGCAAATTAGCTGCATATAATCCTGACATTTATAAAATCGAAAATTGTCCGTTAACGAAACCATCATTCCAAGAGGGAAATGGATAA
- a CDS encoding thioredoxin family protein — MERIQTLEQFKEQINNNKFTVMKFDTTWCPDCKNLDRFIDPIVDEHSDKQFLAIDAEEFQNLSEEYEVRGIPSLLVYKNGEKIAHLHSKFAKTPDQIREYLNELR; from the coding sequence ATGGAACGAATTCAAACATTAGAACAATTTAAAGAACAAATTAACAATAATAAATTTACAGTGATGAAGTTTGATACAACTTGGTGTCCAGATTGTAAAAACCTTGATCGATTTATTGATCCTATTGTTGATGAGCATTCGGATAAACAGTTTTTAGCAATTGATGCAGAAGAATTTCAAAACCTATCAGAGGAATATGAAGTTAGAGGCATTCCAAGTTTATTAGTTTACAAAAATGGGGAGAAGATAGCCCATTTACACAGTAAGTTTGCAAAAACCCCTGATCAGATTAGAGAATACCTTAATGAGTTGAGATAA
- a CDS encoding peptidase M6: MKKRVISAISTALLSISLIVPTFSGGQVSAATNDVDTARYGDVIDIGSELRHQSQDSDFLQKAEEQLKEQATIISENEEGSSSEEASDGNFTFNGGTKYFLNRNLSLKTFTLRSVGDNVEVWVADDLSFPEGDSRPAHVVTQEQADKMKDEFEQIIYPRVVDFFGNEDTLTGSNAELPGLIGFPEDYYLSEEGKNIILVDNIIDEQYEDPTYPFFVAGFFWTAYEQYIDRNIITIDSADWENRLESTFFGTVAHEYQHLIHSDKDRDETNWINEGMSDFAEYIVGYGHPMGHVNYFLDHPENSLVEWDEYYNSGSPETLADYGQAYLLQLYLNEQFGQEFVQALLNDEANGIESVNNQLAAFDTGIEFGELFKNFSTALAIDSATPGDGKYEFESIDLKINFESAAEFEKDGVPAWGANYKVIEIDDKIRSINFDGVDFLPAKWLTVADPLGSDNKVLWANQGDEIDNSIVITADLTGVEEATLTFDNFIDIEEQWDFGVVQVSVDEGATWTNLANENTRSDIVDNGYPKIKENLPGFTGHYTDWQQETFDLSAYAGQEIWVSFRFLTDWGYNDTGWFVDNISIPEIGYTQDGSSLNGLYSLNELKGEYVKYAVTFINERNVGEDGKHTKYKVVDVEPFNVTEEKALELRQLFKDGTNYMIVWYAPTGGEKGAVDFTYEITTKSQGNPKDN, translated from the coding sequence ATGAAAAAAAGAGTAATTTCTGCAATTTCGACAGCTTTATTATCGATCTCACTAATTGTTCCAACATTTTCTGGAGGTCAAGTTTCTGCAGCAACTAATGATGTTGATACTGCAAGATATGGAGATGTCATAGACATTGGCTCTGAATTAAGACATCAATCCCAAGATTCCGACTTTTTACAAAAAGCTGAGGAGCAACTTAAAGAACAAGCTACTATCATTTCTGAAAATGAAGAAGGTTCTAGCTCTGAAGAAGCTTCAGACGGTAACTTTACATTTAATGGGGGAACTAAATACTTCTTAAATAGAAATTTAAGTTTGAAAACATTTACATTAAGAAGTGTTGGCGATAACGTAGAAGTATGGGTTGCTGATGATCTTTCATTCCCTGAGGGAGATAGTCGACCTGCTCATGTGGTCACACAAGAACAAGCGGATAAAATGAAAGACGAGTTTGAACAGATCATTTATCCTAGGGTAGTAGATTTCTTTGGTAATGAAGATACACTTACTGGTTCGAATGCCGAATTACCAGGTCTTATAGGTTTCCCAGAAGACTATTATTTATCTGAGGAAGGTAAAAATATTATTCTAGTAGATAATATTATTGACGAACAGTACGAAGACCCAACTTATCCGTTTTTCGTAGCTGGGTTTTTCTGGACAGCTTATGAACAATACATAGATCGTAATATTATAACTATCGATTCTGCAGATTGGGAGAATAGATTAGAGAGTACATTCTTCGGTACTGTTGCTCATGAGTATCAGCATCTTATTCATAGTGATAAAGATAGAGATGAAACAAATTGGATTAATGAAGGAATGTCCGATTTTGCAGAATATATCGTTGGATATGGGCACCCAATGGGTCATGTAAACTATTTCCTTGATCACCCAGAAAATTCACTTGTGGAATGGGATGAGTATTATAATAGTGGTTCCCCTGAAACATTAGCTGATTATGGACAAGCCTACTTGTTACAGCTATATTTAAATGAACAATTTGGTCAGGAATTTGTACAAGCTTTATTAAATGATGAAGCTAACGGTATTGAAAGTGTGAATAATCAATTAGCTGCATTTGATACAGGAATAGAGTTTGGTGAATTGTTTAAAAACTTTAGCACTGCTTTAGCTATCGACAGTGCTACACCTGGAGATGGAAAATATGAATTTGAAAGCATTGATTTAAAGATCAATTTTGAATCTGCTGCTGAATTTGAGAAGGATGGAGTTCCGGCTTGGGGAGCTAACTATAAAGTGATTGAGATTGATGATAAAATACGTTCAATAAACTTTGATGGTGTTGATTTCTTACCTGCAAAATGGTTAACTGTTGCAGATCCATTAGGTTCTGACAATAAAGTATTATGGGCTAATCAGGGAGATGAAATTGATAATAGTATTGTCATTACAGCCGATCTTACAGGTGTAGAGGAAGCAACTTTAACTTTTGATAACTTCATTGATATTGAAGAGCAATGGGATTTCGGTGTGGTTCAAGTTTCTGTAGATGAAGGGGCAACTTGGACTAATTTAGCCAATGAAAATACGCGTTCTGATATTGTAGATAATGGTTATCCAAAAATTAAGGAAAACCTACCTGGATTTACAGGACATTATACAGATTGGCAGCAAGAAACATTTGATTTATCTGCATATGCAGGACAAGAGATCTGGGTATCCTTCCGTTTCTTAACAGATTGGGGTTACAATGATACAGGTTGGTTCGTGGATAATATTTCTATCCCTGAAATTGGATATACTCAAGATGGAAGTTCTTTAAATGGATTGTATTCATTGAATGAATTAAAAGGTGAATACGTAAAATATGCTGTAACGTTTATCAACGAACGTAATGTAGGTGAAGATGGAAAACATACAAAATATAAAGTTGTAGATGTAGAACCATTTAATGTGACAGAAGAAAAAGCACTTGAATTACGTCAATTATTTAAAGATGGTACAAATTATATGATTGTCTGGTATGCTCCAACAGGTGGAGAAAAAGGTGCAGTAGACTTCACTTATGAAATTACTACTAAGAGCCAGGGAAATCCAAAAGATAATTAA
- a CDS encoding 4-oxalocrotonate tautomerase family protein, protein MPYINLQITKGATRDQKAQIVKEFTETLVNVLGKNPEHTHIVIQEIEDENWGFSGILTDDYRKQ, encoded by the coding sequence ATGCCATACATAAATCTTCAAATAACAAAAGGAGCTACTCGTGATCAAAAAGCTCAAATTGTAAAAGAGTTTACGGAAACGCTAGTAAATGTACTTGGTAAAAATCCAGAACATACACATATTGTGATCCAAGAAATTGAGGATGAAAATTGGGGTTTTTCTGGAATTTTAACGGATGACTATCGAAAACAGTAA
- a CDS encoding DUF6933 domain-containing protein has product MLIQCTKKLADVMKIKLEDYTDERDSFYDWHANLFMFDRRKGIILMNNKTRYCIVLYGLKLNDFKKFDDIFISSIEETFIAEGFPLSKVKQYLKKCGEVKYTKTHDRSILGQINDFHIHISWEIEYHLPSESLNLVELNKWTGQLMTGPAMGYKYPIDLLRKEIENI; this is encoded by the coding sequence ATGCTTATTCAATGCACTAAAAAATTAGCTGATGTTATGAAAATAAAACTTGAGGATTATACCGATGAACGAGATTCTTTTTACGACTGGCATGCTAATTTGTTTATGTTCGATAGGAGAAAAGGTATAATCCTAATGAACAATAAAACTCGATACTGCATAGTATTGTACGGTTTAAAATTAAATGATTTTAAAAAATTCGATGATATCTTTATCTCTTCTATCGAAGAAACATTCATAGCAGAAGGATTTCCACTAAGTAAGGTTAAACAATATTTGAAAAAATGTGGTGAAGTGAAGTATACAAAAACTCATGATAGGAGTATATTGGGGCAAATTAATGATTTTCATATCCATATTTCTTGGGAAATAGAATATCATCTTCCAAGTGAAAGTCTAAATTTAGTTGAACTTAATAAATGGACGGGGCAATTGATGACTGGTCCAGCAATGGGTTATAAGTATCCTATTGATTTACTCAGAAAAGAGATAGAGAATATTTAA
- a CDS encoding permease prefix domain 1-containing protein — protein sequence METILNYLDNMFATLPKTEQIKSIKEDLLSNMEDKYNELKSNGMSENEAVGIVISEFGNIDELMKEFDIELDDERDELPTLTEDEVNNYFKVSKKWSIYFVTGVFICLLAVIQLILIPQLIKDDIITGLSENFNDDILLIPFFILIAIAIVMFTYAGMEMSFGKYRDLEKRFKLTLHLRKSIENKNDSFHPTYTRSIIIGAVIAFLSPMALFIESAIYQDVSSYGVVFLLLIISIATYIFIYFGWIKMSYDTLLKIGKNSKPNKENI from the coding sequence ATGGAAACAATTTTGAATTATTTAGATAATATGTTTGCAACTTTACCAAAAACAGAACAAATCAAAAGTATAAAAGAAGACTTATTATCCAATATGGAAGACAAATATAATGAGTTGAAAAGTAATGGTATGTCAGAAAATGAAGCGGTAGGTATTGTAATTTCAGAATTCGGAAATATTGATGAACTAATGAAAGAGTTTGATATTGAGCTTGATGACGAAAGAGACGAACTACCCACTCTTACTGAAGATGAAGTGAATAATTACTTTAAAGTAAGCAAAAAATGGAGTATATACTTTGTAACAGGCGTGTTTATATGTTTGTTAGCAGTAATTCAATTAATTTTAATTCCTCAATTAATCAAGGATGACATTATAACTGGTTTATCTGAAAATTTTAATGATGATATACTTCTCATTCCTTTCTTTATACTTATTGCAATTGCAATCGTTATGTTCACTTATGCTGGTATGGAAATGTCATTTGGTAAATATAGAGATTTGGAAAAACGTTTTAAACTAACCCTGCATTTAAGAAAGTCTATTGAAAACAAAAATGATTCTTTTCATCCAACTTATACACGTTCGATAATTATAGGTGCAGTGATCGCTTTCCTATCCCCTATGGCTTTATTTATAGAATCGGCAATCTATCAAGATGTTTCAAGTTATGGAGTAGTTTTTCTATTGCTAATCATCTCCATAGCTACTTATATCTTTATATATTTTGGTTGGATAAAAATGAGTTACGATACACTATTAAAAATTGGAAAGAATTCAAAGCCCAACAAAGAGAATATATAA
- a CDS encoding PadR family transcriptional regulator gives MISSDVIRGYNDTIILYMLLDNDSYGYEISKNIKELSDEKYIIKETTLYSAFNRLMKNGYIESFFKEETHGKRRTYYKITQSGINYYKEKCKEWELTKEVINQFIKEDF, from the coding sequence TTGATTAGCAGTGATGTTATTAGAGGATATAACGATACAATTATTCTATATATGTTACTTGACAACGACTCTTATGGGTATGAGATATCAAAGAACATCAAAGAATTATCAGATGAAAAGTACATTATAAAGGAAACAACCTTATATTCTGCTTTCAATCGTCTGATGAAAAACGGCTATATTGAATCTTTTTTTAAGGAAGAAACACATGGTAAGAGGCGCACGTATTACAAGATTACCCAATCGGGGATAAATTACTATAAGGAAAAGTGTAAAGAATGGGAGTTAACGAAGGAAGTTATTAATCAATTTATTAAGGAGGATTTCTAA
- a CDS encoding TIGR02206 family membrane protein has translation MLSFIQPDGESQFVLFSLEHLFSLFVVIVIILVIYWYRSSLKQPIPNKISRGLLIIVLIVSDISLHAWLWWVDEWGFRNALPLHLSSISLLLAALLLWIKNYRLFEFTYFVGVGSALQAMITPDISLYTFPQFRYIQFFIAHGGIVVANLFMVFVEGFRPTWKSLWRAFFYLNLYTLFIFIFNIMIGSNYMYVSRKPINPSIIDYLGPWPWYIIPLEIIALVTFFILYLPFWFTEKKSICKKVKKI, from the coding sequence ATGCTTTCTTTTATACAGCCCGATGGTGAAAGCCAATTTGTCCTTTTTTCTCTTGAACACCTATTTTCTTTATTCGTTGTTATTGTAATTATTTTAGTTATTTATTGGTATAGAAGCAGTTTAAAGCAACCAATCCCTAACAAGATATCTAGAGGATTATTAATTATAGTTCTAATTGTCTCAGATATAAGTCTTCATGCATGGCTTTGGTGGGTTGACGAATGGGGGTTTCGTAATGCACTTCCTCTTCATTTGAGTAGTATTTCTCTTTTACTAGCCGCCTTGCTACTTTGGATTAAAAATTATCGTCTTTTTGAATTCACTTATTTTGTTGGAGTAGGCAGTGCACTTCAAGCTATGATTACTCCAGATATTAGTTTATATACCTTCCCACAGTTTCGATATATTCAGTTCTTTATTGCACATGGCGGAATTGTAGTTGCTAATTTATTTATGGTATTTGTAGAAGGGTTTCGGCCTACCTGGAAATCTTTATGGAGAGCCTTTTTCTATTTAAATCTATATACTTTGTTCATATTTATTTTTAATATTATGATTGGTAGTAATTATATGTACGTCTCAAGAAAACCGATCAATCCTTCAATCATTGATTATTTAGGTCCTTGGCCTTGGTATATCATACCACTAGAGATTATAGCTCTTGTTACGTTTTTTATATTGTATTTGCCTTTTTGGTTTACAGAGAAAAAAAGCATATGTAAGAAAGTTAAAAAAATATAA
- a CDS encoding DUF3298 and DUF4163 domain-containing protein, protein MKKIIIIFTLAAISFVGVVLLVINHFPNLGNTMASNFNSDDTSDSEVTVIENTISSEDETSIISIVKPEIHGLIDKQVEYEINKKISDYNAEIMEIKLSAEEYLEDMKQYDIPVSKSVLNMDYKLIEAGDLVSIVITIRTYIGSATDMSRVMSVNIINEPEGKQVSISDIFDVNSLNHLILQHMNNNKENYSTFSTGELTFQSVREDQAFYIENNTLYILFNKYEIAPGAGEIQTIAIPL, encoded by the coding sequence TTGAAGAAAATCATAATAATTTTTACATTGGCAGCTATCTCATTCGTTGGCGTTGTTCTATTAGTTATTAATCATTTCCCAAATCTTGGAAATACAATGGCGTCAAACTTCAATAGTGATGACACATCAGATAGTGAGGTGACTGTGATAGAAAATACTATATCTTCTGAGGATGAAACTAGTATTATATCTATCGTAAAACCTGAAATTCATGGATTAATAGACAAACAAGTTGAATATGAAATCAATAAAAAAATATCAGATTATAATGCAGAGATAATGGAAATCAAGTTAAGTGCTGAGGAGTATTTAGAAGATATGAAGCAATATGATATACCTGTTTCCAAATCTGTATTAAACATGGACTACAAACTGATCGAAGCTGGGGATTTAGTTTCTATTGTTATTACAATTAGAACCTATATTGGTAGTGCTACTGATATGTCTAGAGTGATGTCTGTGAATATAATTAATGAACCAGAAGGTAAACAAGTGAGTATCTCAGACATATTTGACGTAAATTCATTGAATCATCTTATTTTACAGCATATGAATAACAACAAAGAGAACTATTCAACATTTTCAACAGGAGAACTTACTTTTCAATCTGTAAGAGAAGATCAAGCATTTTATATTGAGAATAATACATTGTATATTTTATTTAATAAATATGAGATTGCTCCCGGTGCAGGAGAGATACAAACAATTGCCATTCCTTTATAG
- a CDS encoding OsmC family protein, giving the protein MEFNMKEVGFSTELPYGRLDVSGNEEFGFRPYQLLVSSIAVCSGGVLRTILKKQRMTFDDLHIKADIERNEEKAGRIEKIHLHFTIVSSDLDDKKMQKAIDLTTKNCSMVQSVIESIEITKTFEIK; this is encoded by the coding sequence ATGGAATTTAATATGAAAGAAGTCGGTTTTTCTACAGAATTACCTTATGGAAGACTTGATGTTTCTGGGAACGAAGAGTTTGGATTTAGACCTTATCAATTACTCGTTTCTTCAATTGCAGTCTGCAGTGGTGGAGTACTTCGTACAATTTTAAAAAAGCAAAGAATGACTTTTGATGATCTCCATATAAAAGCAGATATAGAAAGAAATGAAGAGAAAGCAGGTCGTATTGAGAAAATCCATTTGCACTTTACTATAGTTTCTTCAGATTTAGATGATAAAAAAATGCAAAAAGCAATTGACCTCACTACAAAAAATTGCTCTATGGTTCAATCCGTAATTGAAAGTATTGAAATCACAAAAACTTTTGAAATTAAATAA
- the rlmD gene encoding 23S rRNA (uracil(1939)-C(5))-methyltransferase RlmD gives MSTTKNPPVKKNMDVTLEIKGIGHSGEGVGRINGYTLFIKGALPGEKVKAKVIKVKKNFGYGKLLEIVEKSESRTEPPCDIYNQCGGCQLQHMEYAAQLEWKRQRVVDNLERIGKLEVVGKIGESGNLKILPTLGMDDPWNYRNKAQVPIGEHEGGLVGGFYAQGSHRIIDMDTCLIQHDLNNDVIREVKNIAQQLGISAYDEVTHKGMLRHVVVKIAFHTNELMVVLVTNGERIPKQEQFISQIRDKFSQVVSICQNINTKKTNVIFGDQTKTLWGKEVIYDYIGDVKFAISARSFYQVNPVQTKILYEKALEYAGLTGKETVIDAYCGIGTISLFLAQKAKKVFGVEIVKEAIEDGKINAELNGMSNVEFAVGKAEEVIPKWKEEGIETDVIVVDPPRKGCDETLLQTIIQMKPKRVVYVSCDSATLARDLRILEDGGFKTEQVQPVDMFPHTVHVECVALIELSHSHDVG, from the coding sequence ATGAGTACAACAAAGAATCCACCTGTTAAAAAAAATATGGATGTAACATTAGAAATCAAAGGAATAGGTCATAGCGGAGAAGGGGTAGGCCGAATTAACGGTTATACCCTTTTTATTAAGGGAGCACTTCCTGGAGAAAAAGTAAAAGCTAAGGTCATTAAAGTTAAGAAAAATTTCGGATACGGAAAACTGTTAGAAATAGTTGAGAAAAGTGAAAGTAGAACAGAACCTCCTTGTGATATTTACAATCAGTGTGGAGGCTGTCAGTTACAGCATATGGAATATGCTGCTCAGCTTGAATGGAAAAGACAGCGTGTGGTTGATAATCTGGAGCGGATTGGGAAGTTGGAGGTAGTGGGGAAAATTGGGGAGTCAGGAAACCTTAAAATTCTTCCTACTCTTGGAATGGACGACCCATGGAACTATCGGAATAAAGCACAGGTACCCATTGGTGAGCATGAAGGTGGTTTAGTTGGGGGTTTTTATGCACAAGGCAGTCATAGAATTATTGATATGGATACATGTTTGATACAACATGATCTAAACAATGATGTCATTCGTGAAGTAAAAAACATCGCACAACAGTTAGGGATATCAGCATACGATGAAGTAACTCATAAAGGAATGCTTAGACACGTTGTGGTAAAAATCGCTTTTCATACCAATGAACTTATGGTTGTTTTGGTGACAAATGGAGAACGAATCCCGAAACAAGAGCAATTCATAAGCCAAATACGTGATAAATTCAGTCAAGTGGTAAGTATATGTCAAAATATCAACACAAAGAAAACTAACGTCATTTTTGGCGATCAAACTAAAACTCTTTGGGGTAAAGAAGTCATCTATGATTACATCGGAGATGTGAAGTTTGCCATCTCTGCCCGTTCCTTTTATCAAGTGAACCCTGTTCAAACGAAAATACTTTATGAGAAAGCATTGGAGTATGCTGGGCTCACAGGTAAGGAAACCGTGATTGATGCTTACTGTGGGATTGGAACCATTTCATTATTTTTAGCTCAGAAAGCAAAAAAGGTTTTTGGTGTTGAAATCGTAAAAGAAGCCATAGAGGATGGCAAAATTAATGCTGAGTTAAACGGGATGAGCAATGTAGAATTTGCAGTTGGTAAAGCAGAGGAAGTGATTCCTAAGTGGAAAGAGGAAGGGATAGAAACGGATGTGATTGTTGTTGATCCACCTCGTAAGGGGTGTGATGAGACATTGTTGCAGACAATCATTCAGATGAAACCGAAGCGGGTAGTTTATGTTTCTTGTGATTCTGCTACTTTGGCTAGGGATTTGCGGATTTTGGAGGATGGTGGGTTTAAGACGGAGCAGGTTCAGCCTGTGGATATGTTTCCGCATACTGTGCATGTGGAGTGTGTGGCGTTGATAGAATTGAGTCATTCTCACGATGTGGGATAA
- a CDS encoding diacylglycerol kinase has translation MVKRARLIYNPSSGREEMKKRLPEVLKKLESGGFETSTHETKGQGDASRAAEEAVKREFDVVIAAGGDGTLNEVVNGLANQPFRPKLGILPLGTTNDFARALGIPKNWSRACDIILNEYTELIDIGKVNDEYFINIAGGGSLTELTYEVPSKLKTMLGQLAYYMKGLEKLPQFRPIHLSLKSKEVTLEEEEVMIFLIANSNSVGGMEKIAPTASLSDGLFDIFILKKCNLAEFIRIVTLTLKGAHVHDPHVIHFKSNHLQISSSDYTQINLDGEYGGTLPKTFSLIPSHIPVFIDKSGMTTYND, from the coding sequence ATGGTTAAAAGAGCAAGATTAATCTATAATCCCTCTTCAGGTAGAGAAGAGATGAAAAAAAGGTTACCGGAGGTTTTGAAAAAATTAGAAAGTGGTGGCTTTGAAACTTCCACGCATGAAACAAAAGGACAAGGGGATGCTTCTAGAGCTGCGGAAGAAGCAGTCAAAAGAGAGTTTGATGTTGTTATTGCTGCAGGTGGAGATGGAACATTGAATGAGGTTGTCAATGGATTGGCTAATCAACCATTTCGACCAAAGTTAGGTATACTTCCTTTAGGGACCACAAATGATTTTGCCAGAGCACTAGGTATTCCAAAGAACTGGTCAAGAGCGTGTGATATTATTTTAAACGAATATACTGAGTTGATTGATATAGGAAAAGTGAATGATGAATATTTTATCAATATTGCAGGTGGAGGCTCATTAACAGAGTTAACCTATGAGGTTCCTAGTAAGTTGAAGACGATGTTAGGACAATTAGCTTATTATATGAAGGGATTAGAAAAACTTCCTCAATTTCGACCGATTCATTTGTCACTCAAATCCAAAGAAGTCACATTAGAAGAAGAAGAGGTCATGATTTTTCTAATTGCAAATAGTAACTCCGTAGGTGGGATGGAGAAAATTGCACCTACAGCAAGTTTAAGTGATGGTTTATTTGATATATTTATTTTAAAAAAATGTAATTTAGCTGAATTTATAAGAATCGTAACCTTAACTTTAAAAGGAGCACATGTGCATGATCCACATGTTATCCATTTTAAATCTAACCATCTTCAAATTTCATCCTCTGATTATACACAAATTAATTTAGATGGGGAGTACGGTGGTACGTTACCCAAAACATTTTCCTTAATACCATCTCATATCCCGGTTTTTATTGACAAGTCAGGTATGACTACATATAACGATTAA
- a CDS encoding sirohydrochlorin chelatase has product MMYGLLVISHGSRNEKWVHLVDQAVDEVQLPNSIPKESSFLELVENRLIQDGIYRLEAKGVTDIIVIPLFVSSGSTHLDEISYALKVTSKPALETDMEPLNIKANIHLGVPVDDDPIIANILYERISDLSDNSQQEVICLVGHGSNEKGFHDKWRNGLNSLAKRIQQIGNFAGSESAMLLPNQVASKMKILNNKYPEHKVIIVPLFLSEGYFTNEVIPSRLKDFTYLYNGKPILPDKKISQWIEQQVSLMSNQ; this is encoded by the coding sequence ATGATGTATGGATTACTAGTTATTAGCCATGGCTCTAGAAATGAAAAATGGGTCCATTTAGTTGACCAGGCTGTAGATGAGGTTCAATTACCAAATTCTATTCCAAAGGAATCTTCTTTTTTAGAACTAGTAGAAAATCGACTCATTCAAGATGGAATATACCGATTAGAGGCTAAAGGGGTAACGGATATCATTGTTATCCCTTTATTTGTTTCATCAGGAAGTACGCATTTGGATGAAATCAGTTATGCTTTGAAAGTGACTTCAAAGCCAGCTCTAGAAACTGACATGGAACCATTGAATATCAAAGCAAATATTCATTTAGGTGTACCTGTAGATGACGATCCTATTATTGCTAATATTTTGTATGAAAGAATAAGTGATTTATCGGATAATTCACAGCAGGAAGTGATTTGTCTAGTTGGACATGGATCAAATGAAAAAGGATTTCATGACAAATGGAGAAATGGATTAAATTCATTAGCTAAACGGATACAACAGATAGGGAATTTTGCTGGATCAGAATCAGCAATGTTATTGCCGAATCAAGTGGCAAGTAAAATGAAGATATTGAATAATAAATATCCTGAGCATAAGGTCATTATTGTGCCTCTTTTTTTAAGTGAAGGCTATTTTACAAATGAAGTGATTCCCAGTCGTTTAAAAGACTTTACATACTTGTACAATGGTAAACCGATCTTACCTGACAAAAAAATTTCCCAATGGATTGAACAACAAGTATCTTTAATGTCTAATCAATAA